From the genome of Perca fluviatilis chromosome 1, GENO_Pfluv_1.0, whole genome shotgun sequence, one region includes:
- the LOC120566489 gene encoding E3 ubiquitin-protein ligase TRIM21-like encodes MAAANYLQSQDQFLCSICLDVFNDPVSTPCGHNFCKNCISEHWNTNDQNLCPMCKEGFTTRPDLRVNTFISEMVAQFRQSAQQKASSSSSEQQVSKPGEVPCDVCTGTKLKALKSCLVCLVSYCETHLEPHLTTSGLKKHQLIDPVENLEGRMCTEHDKPLELFCKTDWTCVCMLCPYSDHKMHDVVPLKEEYEGKKAELGRTGAEIKQMIQKRGLMIQEIKHSVDLSEEDADREIAEGVQVFTSLKESVEKGLNELIDTIKEKQKTTEKHAEAFIKELEQEISELMKRSTEVEQVLRSEDQLHLLQSVQSLNTQQPLPTKDWTEVSVRPSSYEGTVVKALAQLEETLSKQVKKWLSESELKRVQQYAVDVTLDPDTAHPKLILSNDGKQVNYGDVRKNLPDNPERFFRYCIVLGKQSFSSGRFYFEVQVKGKTKWTLGVARESINRKEDITLSPEDGYWTIWLRNKNEYEALADPHVLLSLKSPPQTVGVFVDYEEGLVSFYDVDAADLIYSFNGCSFTEKLFPYFCPCSNEGGKNSAPLIISPVRVN; translated from the coding sequence ATGGCTGCTGCAAACTATCTGCAATCTCaagatcagtttctgtgctccatctgtctggatgtgttcaATGATCCTGTCAGCACACCATGTGGACACAACTTCTGCAAAAACTGCATCTCTGAACACTGGAATACCAATGACCAGAACCTGTGTCCAATGTGTAAGGAGGGTTTTACCACAAGACCTGATTTGAGAGTCAACACCTTCATCTCTGAGATGGTCGCTCAGTTCAGACAGTCAGCTCAacagaaagccagcagcagcagctcagagcaacaagtgtccaaaccaggagaagttccctgtgacgtctgcactggaaccaaactgaaggccctgaagtcctgcctggtgtgtctggtctcctactgtgagactcacctggagcctcatctgaCAACGTCAGGCCTGAAAAAACATCAGCTGATCGACCCTGTGGAGAACCTGGAAGGCAGGATGTGTACGGAGCACGATAAAcctctggagctgttctgtaagacTGACTGgacatgtgtctgcatgctctgcCCTTATTCAGATCACAAGATGCATGATGTTGTTCCTCTGAAAGAAGAATATGAAGGAAAGAAGGCAGAGCTGGGGAGGACAGGAGCTGAAATTAagcagatgatccagaagagagGACTGATGATTCAGGAGATCAAACACTCAGTCGAcctcagtgaggaagatgcagacagagagatagcagaaggtgttcaggtcttcacttctctgaaggagtctgttgagaaaggcctgaatgagctcatcgacacgatcaaagagaagcagaaaacaacagaaaaacacgctgaagctttcatcaaagagctggaacaggaaatctctgagctgatgaagagaagcactgaggtggagcagGTGTTACGCTCTGAAGACCAActccatcttctccagagtGTCCAGTCCCTAAACACCCAACAACCTCTACCCACCAAGGACTGGACAGAGGTCAGCGTCCGTCCATCGTCATATGAGGGGACTGTGGTGAAAGCTCTGGCtcagctggaggagacactCAGTAAACAGGTGAAGAAGTGGCTCTCTGAGtctgagctgaagagggtccagcagtatgcagtggatgtgactcttgatcctgatacagcaCATCCTAAACTCATCCTGTCTAATGATGGGAAACAAGTGAATTATGGTGATGTGCGGAAGAATCTCCCAGACAACCCAGAGAGATTTTTTCGTTATTGTATTGTTTTAGGAAAACAGAGTTTCTCTTCAGGCAGATTTTACTTTGAGGTTCAAGTTAAAGGAAAGACTAAATGGACTTTAGGAGTGGCCAGAGAGTCGATCAACAGGAAGGAAGACATCACACTGAGCCCTGAGGACGGTTACTGGACGATATGGTTGAGAAATAAAAATGAGTACGAAGCTCTTGCTGACCCTCatgtccttctctctctgaagtctcctcctcagacggtgggggtgtttgtggattatgaggagggtctggtctccttttatgacgtagatgctgcagatcttatctactcctttaatggctgctccttcactgagaaactctttCCATACTTCTGTCCCTGTAGTAATGAAGGTGGTAAAAACTCTGCCCCTCTAATCATCTCCCCTGTCAGAGTAAATTAA